Part of the Deltaproteobacteria bacterium genome is shown below.
TCTTCAAGATACACAACAATTGCATGCAGCAGCTCTAGAGCTACCTATAGTGCTACAAGGCGATGCAGATTTGCATCGTGCGGCAATAACCATAGCTGCTGAATTTAATTTATCAGCAAGTTATGATGCCCATTATCTGGCAATAGCTCAACGATTAAAATGTGAGTTGTGGACTGCTGATCGTAAACTAGTAAATCAAGTTTCATCTCGTTTCGTGGAGCTTAAACTTTTTGAAGCTTAGCGAAGCTTAGCTGGAAGTTTAGCCGCAGCACTAGTGCCAGACGGCGTTACTATGTCAGCTCTGGATATCACGCGGCCTGCAAAAACTGGC
Proteins encoded:
- a CDS encoding type II toxin-antitoxin system VapC family toxin, with the protein product MSKWICADASYILRLLLGGTESELAAEYWRNWINQGYTITAPTLLYYEITNVLFRYHQLGQLDLQDTQQLHAAALELPIVLQGDADLHRAAITIAAEFNLSASYDAHYLAIAQRLKCELWTADRKLVNQVSSRFVELKLFEA